The genome window GCACCCACATCGACACGGTCAGCGCCTGCCGGCAGTCCACCGGAGACTCGTGCAGCGCATCCTGTCCGGCGCAACTGAACCGCCGCGAAGCGCGGCCGACCGCCCCCGGCTCCGCGCCGCGTTCAAATGACTGCTCAAATTGAAGAATCGGCCTGCGTTCGGCCACCTGCAGGTCAAACACCGGCTCCAGCTCACTCCAGGGACGCGCGCCGCTCTGCACAGTCCACGCCTGATATTTCTTTGCCAGCCGCGACGCGATCTCCGGACACGCGGCGGCCAGATCCGTTGTTTCGGTGCGGTCGTTTTTCAGGTTATACAACTCCCACTCCGCCGCGCGCGGTGCGGCCGGATAGCCATAGTGACTGTACAGCTGCACATCCTTTTCATAGCGCGAAACCAGTTTCCAGTCGCCGTCGCGCACCGCGCGGTTGCCTTCATGTTCAAAAAACAATGCCCGTTCAGGCAGCGCTCCTCCATTCAGCAGCGGCAGCAGGCTTTCCCCTTCCGGCGGCTGGATGCGATACGCGCGGCCTTCGCGCTCAAACACATCCGGAAGTTCCGCGCCGGCGGCATCCAGGCAGGTCGCCATCACATCCACCACATGTCCCGGGGTACGGTCCAGCGCGCCTTTCACCGACTCATCCATTCCGGCCGGCCAGTTGATAATGCAGGGGGTCGAAATTCCGCCTTCATGAACCCAATGCTTGTACATGCGGAACGGCGTATTCTGCACATGCGCCCACGGCATAAAACAGCCCTGGTACGACTCCGGCGTCCCAACCTCCCGCCGGTCATGGCTGCCGACCTCCTCCGGACACCCTCCATTGTCAGCCAAAAACAGAATCAATGTGTTGTCGCGCACGCCGCTCTTTTCCAGCCAGGCAATCACATCGCCGAGCTTCTGGTCCATCCGGTCGATCATGGCGGCATAGACGGCCATCTTCAGGTCCCAGTCATCCTTATCGTACTGGTTCATCGGCACACCGTCCCAGCCGTCGGCCGAATCGCCCGGAATGCTGTCCCATGCCGGCAGGGCCGGGTCGCGCGGCGGAAGCGTCCAGGACGGATCGAGGATCTTCCGTTTCTGCATTGCTTTGAAACGGCGCTCGCGCACTTCGTCCCACCCGTTTCTGAACTTGTCCTTTTTCCAGCGGTACTTAGCAATATCTTCCGGCCGGGCATGCATCGGCCAGTGCGGCGCATCAAACGCCAGATACATGAAAAACGGCTTCTGCGCCTGCTCGGATTTCCATTCTTCAAGAAAACGAATCGCGTAATCGGCTTCGGCGTCGGTCAGGTAAAACGAATCGTCAAACCCCAGCTCCTCCTTGGATTTGCACTGCGCCGGATCGCCGGTGAAGTTCACGGCCAGCCAGGGCGGATTGAAATAGTTCACCCGGAAGCTGCGCAGGAAACTGCGGTCGAATCCGCGGCGGCAGGGCGCGTGCTGCTGGTCGCGAAGCGTGTGGGCCACATGCCATTTTCCGGAATGCATCGTCCAGTATCCGGCGGCGTTGAGCGCCTCGGCAATGGTCATGCAGTTGTGGTTCAAATGCCCCTGATACGCCAGCGCGTCCAGCGGCTCGGCCATATAGCCCATGCCGGCCTTGTGCGGATAAAGCCCGGTCAGCAGGGAAGCCCGGCTCGGCATGCAGCGCGCGGTATTGTAAAACTGCGTCAGGGTTAAACCCTCCGCGGCCAGCCGGTCCACGGTCGGCGTCTCGATGCAGGAACCGAAACAGCCCAGATCCGAGTAGCCCATATCATCGACCAGCACCACCAGGATGTTCGGCGGCGGTTCCGGTTTCGCCATGGCCCAGAATCCTGCCAGCAACGCGGCAACGCCCGTTTTATAAATGCGGTTCCTCATCGGCTTCTCCTCCTTTTACAGGCACACGGATTCCGGCGCATACAGCTCTTCATGCAGTGCGCGCAGCCGCTCCTCCGCTATTTTTATGACCTTGCGGTCGTAAGTGACCAGCCCGTTGATTTCGCCTTCCACATCCGTTGTCTGGGTATACACCGCCGCCTGCAGGCTTTTTTCGCGAATCCCGAACAGGATTCGGCTCAGCCGTTTCTGATACTGCGCCACCAGCTCCTCAACATTCTCATAGCTCTGATAGCCCCAGTTGCGATCCCACCAGAGATGCCCGTGCACCGCGTAGCCGAGCCCGCCGAATTCGCCGACGACCACAGCGCGGTCTTTCCGCGGTTCAGGAATCAGGGTTTCCTCCCAGTAGTTGTGAATGTCATACAGGTCGCCGATGTCGCGGTCTTCCCAGCCGCTGGTGCTGCTGACCAGCCGGGTCGAATCCAGCGACCGGATCAGCTGCGTTTTATGCGCCACTTCGTGCTGGCCCCAGCCTTCGTTCAGCGGCACCCAGACCGCAATGCAGGGATAGTTGTAAAGCGACGCAATCATTTCGCGCAGCTCGGCATCAAACGCAATCGCCGAGCGCGAACGCATCAGCACATCCTTTTGACCGCCTTCGGGCACATGCTGCACCGTGCAGCGTTTTTCCAGATCAATTTCAGACGCCTGAATAAACCCGCTCGGCATGTCCTGCCAGACCAGCATCCCAATCCGGTCGCAGTGAGCATAAAACGCCTGCGGCTCGATCTTGATGTGCTTGCGCACCATGTTGAATCCGGCGGCCTTCAGGAAATCGACATCCCAGCGCAGCGCGTCTTCACTCGGCGGCGTCAGCAGTCCGTCCGGCCACCAGCCCTGGTCCAGCGTTCCGTACTGGAAAAGCGGTTCATTGTTGAGCAGCACCTGCACCCCGTCCCCGTCCGGAGCCATGCTGATTTTCCGCATGGCAAAATACGACCTGGCATGATCGAGCGACTCCCTGGAATCCCCCTGCCCGGAAAAAAGTTCCACCCGCAAATCATAAAGCTTCGGAGCGTCCGGACTCCACAGTTCCGGGGAAACCAGCGGCAATATCAGGGAATCATCGATATGCCCCCTCGTTTCGGCAATCTTCACATCGCCGTCAAAGACCGATACCTGAACACAATCACGCCAGCGACTCGGCGGCACCCGCCCGATCACCTGCACCTCGACGCTGGAGGCGTCCACATCCGGCGTAATGCGCAGTTCCTCAATCGAGTTTTCCTTTGCGACCGGCTCCAGCCAAACCGTCTGCCAGATTCCGGTCACCGGCGTATACCAGATATTATGCGGGAACAAATCCTGTTTGCCGCGCGGCTGGTCTTCGGAGCTGGTCGGATCCCAGACCGAAACCAGCAGTTCGTTTTCGCCGTCGATCAAAAACGCGGACACATCAAAAAAGAAAGGCGTGTTCCCGCCGCGATGATGTCCGGCCAGCCCGCCGTTCACCCAGACCGTGCACTCATAATCCACCGCGCCGAAATGCAGCAGCACGGCATTGTCTTTCCAATCCCTGGACACGTCAACGGTCCGGCGGTACCACAGCCGTTCCTCCGGCGACACGCGCCGCCCGACGCCGGACAGAGCCGACTCGATACAAAACGGAACCAGAATTTCCCCGTCAAACTCTGCGGGGCCCGCATCCGTTTTTGGCAAAACAGAATATTCCCACAATCCATTCAGGTTCATCCACTCTTCCCGCTGCATCTGCGGCCGCGGATATTCCTGCCAAACCGACTCAGGATTCAGCTGCTCGCCCCACACCGTCATCAGCGGCGATTCTGCCGGCTTCCAGTTTGTATCTGCCATTGGTCTTCTCCCTGTAAAATTCTTGAGTTTGACTCTATTAAACAACATGCCCGCCTTTTCCGGAATAACCGCGCCTTTATAAAACATGCCTCAAAATCCACTCGCGCCTGTAAAATCTGACAGCGGATCCTTGAGCTGAAATTCCGCTTCCGGTAAACTTCCGGTCATCTTTGCGAGAGGGGAAGCCCGGCACACCTATGGAAAATAACCGTATTATAGAAACCCAGGTCGAACGGATCATCATTCCTGAAAACTCACGGGAACGCATTCTCACCCAGCCGTCGCCCAACATCCACTGCATGGACGATTACAATATCCTGATCGCCGGCATCAGTGAACTGACCAAAGGATACGGCGCGGAACGCTTTCCCTCTTATTACAACATGATCCTCTACGCCTATTCCGGCTCCGCACAGATTGAAGAAGGCGGCACTACACGGATACTCAAAGCCGGCGAGGTCATGACCGCCCCCATCGGACACACCTTCTCGTACGCCCCGGTGACCGACCGCTGGGAAATCGCTTGGATTCACCTGGTCGACTCTCCGGACTGGAATGCGCTTTTCCCCAAAGCAATCACCGTGCGCCCCGCCCAGTGGGGCCAACTGGTGAAAACCCTCATGGAGGCGTTTATCACCGAATCCAACACCCGGCGCGCCGACTCGCGGCAGCCGCTGCGGCTGTGCACCGAAATGATCACCTGCTACCTGAAACGCGAGCTCGGCATGGAAAACCCGACCGAACTCAAAGCGCGCGAGACCCTGCAGAACCTGTGGAGCCAGGTGCACGCCGACCTGACCCGCAAATGGACGGTGGACGAACTGGCCGGCTCCGCCGGGCTCTGCAAAACCTACCTGCACCGCCTCTGCACCAAATTTTACAACACCTCCCCCATGAACATGATCACCACCATGCGCATGGAACGGGCCGCCGAGCTGCTCTCCTTTTCCAATTACACACTGGAAATGATCGCCGACCAGATCGGCTATGAAAGCGCTTTCACCTTCTCCAAAGCCTTCAAGCGCTACGCAGGCATCAGCCCGAAAGAATTCCGAAAAAAACAATCGGCTACGTAATCCATAGACAGCTTTCGCGGTAGTCGCTCGGGCTGCGGCCGGTATGGCGGCGGAAGAAGTGATTGAACGCCGCGAGGTCGTCGTAACCGACCGCGCGGGCGATTTGAGACACATTCAGCTCATTTTCTTTGAGCAACTCACAGACCTTTTCGATCCGCAACAGCGCCAGCTCTTTCATCGGCGGCCGCAATTGATCCCGGCGGAATGCGGCCGCCAGCCCGGACTTGCTGCACCCAAACTGTTCACTCAGCGAATCCAGGCTGATCTCCTCGTCGAGATGCAGCTCCAGCCAGCTCATAACGCGCGGCGCCAGATGTCCGGTTTCCGGCGGCTCGCAGGTTTCCAATCTTTGAAAAAGATAGCTCACCGCCGCCTGCCGGTGCGCATTGGTCACCTCAAATTCAAAAAAAGTTTCGCGTACAATTTGAACCGAAAGATCATCCGGAGCAACGGCCTCGGATAAACACCCTTCCAGCAGCATTGCCTGCACATCAGTCAGCTCCACCGGTTCCGTCATCGGCAGCGCCACCGGAACGGCTACAGTCCGCCCGCCAACCCGGCACTTCCCGGTTAATACAAACAGAACCTGCGGCTCTTCAGAGGCCGCCAGCCGACGGGAACCATTTACCGTTTTAATCATCATGAAGTAAAAACTAGCTTGATATGCGATAAAAATCAATATAGTTTGATCAAAATTTCACAACGGAGCAAAAAAAAATGGCAAACGTCAACCTGAACGGCATTTTTAAAATTTATGACGACGGCTACGAAGCGGTCCGCAACTTCAACCTGGACATTGAGCACGGTGAATTTCTGGTGCTGGTCGGCCCGTCGGGCTGCGGCAAATCGACGACCCTGCGCATGGTCGCCGGACTCGAAGAAATCAGCCGGGGTGCAATCTCTATCGGCGACCGGGTTGTCAACGATGTAGCCCCCAAAGACCGCGACATTGCCATGGTTTTCCAGAACTATGCGCTCTACCCCCACATGAGCGTCTACGACAACATGGCTTTCGGCCTCAAGTTGCGCAAAATGCCTAAAAAGGAAATCAGGCAACGCGTGGAAAAAGCCGCCGAAATTCTCGGCCTGCAGGATCTGCTCAAACGCAAACCCAAGGCGCTCTCCGGTGGACAGCGCCAGCGCGTCGCCATGGGCCGCGCAATCGTCCGCGAGCCGTCGGTCTTTCTCTTCGATGAACCCCTCTCCAATCTCGACGCAAAAATGCGCGTCGAAATGCGCAAGGAAATCCTGCAGCTGCACCGCCGGATCAGCACCACCATGATTTATGTCACCCACGACCAGATCGAAGCCATGACCCTCGGCGACCGCATCTGCGTCATGAACGTCGGCGTCATTGAGCAGGTTGGGGAACCGACCGTGATTTTCGACCACCCCGCGACCCTGTTCGTCGCCCGCTTCATTGGCACCCCGCCCATGAACATTTTCTCAGGAAAGCTGCGTCGCAGCGCAGAGGGGCAGATCCTCTTCGACGGCGATTCCATTCTATGCCCGCTGCCGGCCGACAAAGCCGCCATGCTCGAAGGATGGGAGGACAAAAACGTCTGCCTAGGCATCCGCCCGCGCGCACTGAAACTGGCAAAGGACGAGGCCCCCATCGTGTTCGAAGGCCGAATCGATGTTTCCGAAATGCTCGGCGAGGAAGTGCTGGTTCACGTCGAATCCGGCGAACACAAATACATCACCAGCATCAATCCGCACGAAGCCGCCGAACTGAAAGACGGCACCATCCGCCTGACGCCGGACCTCACACTCGCCCACATCTTCGACGCCGAAACCGGCCGAAACCTCACCCTGCCCGAAGAGGTAAAAGCAACCACTCTGCCTGCATAATCTTTGGCGTCAGCAGCTTCGCAACAGAAACTCTCATTTAAAGCAGACCGCCCGGCGTACAGCCGAACCGTTTTTTAAACTGCGCGCAGAAGTGGGATACATTGCGATAGCCGCTGGAAAAACAGATCTCCTTCACCGACAGTTCGCTGAGTGCCGCCAGCTCGCGGGCGTTTTGAAGACGTCGGGTTTCGATTGTTTTTCCCGGTGGCTCGCCGTTTTCCGCAGCAAACAGCCGGGTAAAATGAGCGCGGCTCACGCCCAGGCGGCGGGCCAGTTCACTGACGTTGAATGACGGATCGCAGAAACAGGTTTCAATCAGCGCAAGTGCCCGCTCGGCAACACCGCCCGGTTTTCCGCCCGCCCGCAGCGTGCGCGGAATTTCCATAAAAAAGCGGTACGCGCGCGCGGAAACCTCTTCCGCATCGAGCGGTTTTCCGGCAAACCGATCCGCCAGCAGTCCGGCCAGCTGCGGCACCGCGCCGGTATCCGGCGGAAGCTCAAAGCAATACCCCTGCTCCGCCACCAGCGCTTCCCCCCAGCGGTAAAGTTCCCGACTCTGCACGCTGACCCAAATCCATTCCCATTCCATATCGCGAGGCAGCCAGTACGAGGTTGGCGATCCAAACGGCACCAGAAAACCGGTTCCCGGCTTCAGGATTCGCTCTCCGTCTTCGTCCCGAAAGACCGCGCTGCCACTCATCGTATACTGAAAAAGCAGAACCGACCGCTCCGGCGCGCCGTGTGTAGTCCGCGTTGAGTTGTCCCAGTTGATATGGCGCTGCGAACCGTGTTCCCGTTGCCACCCCGCCGCCAGCGGCAAAATCGGAAGCCGGGCATCGCGCGGCAGGGAAAGCATGCAGGGCTCCCCGCTCTCAAAAAGCACAAATCCGTTATCCTGTGTCATAAAACCTGAATAAATATGGGTTTAATTCGGAAAGATAATACAACAATATTGATAATTATGAACCCGAAAAATAAACGTCCGAACATCCTGTTTGCTCTGGCTGACGATGCATCGCACTTCAGCGCCTACGGCCACATCTTCGTCAACACGCCGCACTTTGACCGTGTGGCGCACGCCGGAATCCTTTTCAACAACATGTTCACCACCAACCCGAAATGCGCACCGTCGCGCGCCTCCATGCTGACCGGGATGCACACCTGGCAACTCAAGGAAGCCTGCACCCACTGGTGCGTATTCCCGGGGCCGGACGAATTCGCCGTTTATCCCGACCTGCTCGAAGACGCCGGCTATCACGTCGGCTTCACCGGCAAAGGCTGGGCGCCGGGCGACTATGAACGCAACGGCCGTAAGCATAACCCCGCCGGCCCGGAATATAACGACATCACACTCACACCGCCGGAAGGCTCCCTGATTGCCGACTGCGATTATGCGGCCAATTTTGAGGACTTCCTCAGCAAACGCGCCGGCGACCAGCCGTTCTGCTTTTGGTATGGCGGGAAAGAACCGCATCGCGCCTACACCGCCGGCGAAGGACAGCGCCACGGCAAAAAGCTCGAAGACGTCACCGAAGTTCCGCCCTACTGGCCGGACGAACAGCTCGTTCGCGAAGACATGCTCGACTACGCCTTCGAAACCGAATGGTTCGACAGCCATTTGGGCAAGATGCTCGCACTCCTCGAAGAGCGCGGCGAACTGGAAAACACACTGGTCGTCGTAACCTCCGACAACGGCTGCCCCTTCCCGCGCGTCAAAGGCCAGATGTACGACGACGACTTCCGCCTGCCCTTTGCCGCCATGTGGGCCGCGCAGGTAAAATCCGGCCAGACCTGCGACGACCTGTGCAGCTTCATCGACCTCGCTCCCACCTTTCTCGAACTGGCAGGAGTTGAGATTCCCAAAGAGTGGCCGGGCAAATCACTTACCGATGTTTTCCAAGGGTTGGACGCCGGAAGAGATCGAGCGCTCATGGGGCGCGAACGTCACGACATGGGCCGCGAAAATGACGCGGGCTATCCGGTGCGCTGCATCCGCACGCCACAGTATCTGTATGTGCGCAACTTCGAGCCGACCCGCTGGCCGGCCGGCAATCCGGAAACCGGCTTTACCAACTGCGACAGCTCGCCAACCAAAACCCGCATTCTCGAACTGCATGAACAGGGTGTTGATTTCTACTACGAGCAGGCTTTCGGAAAACGACCGCTGGAACAGCTCTTTGATGTCAAAAAAGATCCGTACTGCATGACCGATCTGGCGACCGATCCGGCCTTTGCCGAAACCAAAGCGGCCCTCTGGGAAGAACTGAAAGCCAAGCTGGAAGAGACGGGAGATCCGAGGATCTTCGGCAACGGCGGTATCTTTGACACCTATGAGTACTGCAGCGACGCTCCGCACTCATGGGCCAACTACGCGACAGCCACCTGGGAACCGCAGGTTTATTAACCTGCGGCGCCCTCGGCGCTTGTTATTCGCCCAACAGAGCAGCGATCACCTGCGCATAAACCCGCACCATAAAATCGTTCGGGTGGTTAACATGATTGCCGGTCATATCGCAGTAGCGCTTGGTTTTCAGAAAATATTCGTGCATCGACCACACATCGGCGACGGCCACGGATTCCGATTCCAGCTGTTTGAGCGCCGGAAGATATCCGTCCATCGGCGAAAGGGAACGCCAGTTTTCGTTGGGCTGGAACGAGGCGATCAGGATGAATTCAACATCCGGATTCTGCGCCTTGATGAGCTCCATGGTTTTCTTGGTGTTGGCAATGTATTGTTCCACCGGGACTCTGGCCCCGTCATTCATACCGAACCCAAGCAGGCAGAGATCCGCTTTTTCAGGAGCTGCATAGTACGGAGCCACACTGAGGCCCCAGCTCGAAACCATGCCGCCCAGCGATGCATTCACAAAGGTGATTTCGCTCTGCGAACCGGAGCGTAAATATGTCATCAGCAAGTCGCCGTATCCCGGAACAAACGGCGGCTTCCCGGCTTTGCCGCTGGCGCTGGCTCCCGTGGAAATGCTGTCGCCCAGCAAAAGAATTTTCAGCGGTTCACCGCTGCGAAGCGCTTTTTTGGTTTTCAGAAGCTGCTTCTTTCCGGTCGATGGAACAGGGCCGCCCCATTTGCCGGCGTGTTCATAAGTCACGGCAATCTGGCGGTCGTTCCAATAATTGCCTTCGGTAAAGGCAATGTATCCGCCTTTCCACGACTTAAAGGTTTTCGGAGGCGCATCGGCAGAATCAGGATAGAGCTGCTTGTACGTTAAAGAAGGAATCGGGGATTTTTCGGTCAGCCGAATCGTTTTGCCATCCAGGATAAAATCAGTACCGCTCTGATAGGTTTTGTCCAGTGCATAACCGCGCACCGTAATCTCCCCGACCGGATCGAACAGCAGGGAGCCCTCCGGCGCCTTGCCATCAACCGAAATCGGCAACACGGTTTCCCAAATCATTCTGGATGACTCCCATACCGGCGCCATCATCTCTTCCAGAGGATACCCCGGCTGCTCCGCAGTATCCACAATCAGCTGTGCTTTCGCTCCCGGCTTGGGACTGACCGCCGGAGCAGGGGATTCTGTCTGACGAATAACAAATGAAAGTTCCGCCTGGCTGGAATTTTCATTGAACCAGTCTGTGATAATAAAATTCACCCCGGAATGCGTGGTTTTGATTGTCGATGTGACCAGATACTTTTCGGAACCATCTGCGGACACAACATACAGCTTCATCGACGGAGTCATCCCGTCTCCGGCCACAGTCGCAGGCAGGGAAACCCGTGCATCTGCTGTCTGCCGGCTTTTGACCTGGCCCAAATCAAATGAAAACATACAAACGACACCGGGCTCGTCACTTTTTTCAGGGGTCGCTGCCAATTGTATCTTTTCTGAGAAGGCTGCAAACAGGCTCCCCGTCAACACCCAAACCGCAAACAGTTTTTTCATCGTCACAATCTCCTTTGTTAACACACAAGACGGCCAGAACAGCTCTGAGAATAAGACTTCTCATTATGACCATTTATTCCCTCTGTTCAATGTCTTCACAGAACTGAATGATCCGCAAAACCAGCTGGTTGCCTTCCCGGCGACATCTAGGTACATTTGCTGGATGAAAACACTGGGTACCATTCTGATTGTTCTGTTCGTAATTGTCGCATTGCTGGGCGTCGGGCTTCAGATGTTCCTGACCAAGGGGCTGACATCTGCGCTCAACCAGGGAGTCTTCCCTGCCGTCAAGGCCATGTACGGACTGGAAATGAGCATCACCAACGCATCGGTGAATGTCCTTAAAGGAACGGCCGAACTGCAGGGCTTTGCCGTGCGCAACCTGAAAGGCTATGAAGAACCCTACCTGCTGACCTTTGACGACTGCCTGATGGAAGTCGATATGATGTCGCTGATCCGCCGGGACCCGATTCTCATCAACCGCGCTGAAGCACATGGCGCCGTACTGGTGGTTGAACGGAACAGCGATCGCAAGTTCAACGTCAAGGAACTCGCCGATGCTCTCAAGCCGGTTGAATCATCAACCGCGCCGGATACGGAGCCGGAAGAAAAAGCAGAACCGCAACGCGTCCCGGCCCCTGAAAAAGAAGTCGCAAAAACAGAACCGGTACCCGTGCATATCCGCCGCATCATCGCTGATCTGCGCGTTCTTTATTCCGACTCCAAAAGAGACCGGGAATATCCACTGGATCTGCAACTGAAAGCCAGCGACCTGTTTACAGTTCCAGAAAAAAGCCAACCGAACAGCCTGATCGTTCTGCGCGGATCACTGGCAGACGACAGCAATTCATTTGCCACCGATCTCAGCGCCGTCTTAGAGCCGCTGACCGACCCGGCCAATCCGACCTTCAACGCAACCGGAAGTATTCTGGATATCGACGCCGAATTCCTCGAAGAACTGCTGAGCAAAAACGATATGGAAAGCGGCGTCTTTTCCATTAAGCCATCGATTACCTGCAACCAGGGCCGACTCGAAGGATCCGACATCGACCTGGTCATTAAAGACCTCAAAATCTACAATGCGGAAATCGGCGAAACCAAACTGACGCTGCCAATCACCGGCACGCTGCAGAAACCATGGATTGATTTGTCCGGCACACTCAGTTCGCTCTTCTCGGAACAGGCGCTCAACATCGGAAAAGCCGTTGGTCTTCAGGAATTGAAAAAAGAACTCGGCATCGAAGACGGCGCCATCACACAGCAGACTCTAATGGGCCAGCTCACCAACCGGGTAGAAGAAATCAATGACAGCCCTGCCCTGCAGGAACTGATCCAGCAGATTGCTCCGGGCACACAGCCAACCAACAGCACCTCCACAAATCAACCGATCAAAAAAGCCATCGGAAACGCTCTGATTGAACAGCTCGAACAAAACGTTAAAGAAGTCGAAGGCAACGAGGCGGTTAAGGACCTTCTCCGCGGCTTTTTCAACAAATAACCTGAAACCGGTTCTTCTATGCAAATACAGATTCCTCTTCTCACCATACTCGCCTATCTGATCGGTTCCGTGCCGTTCGGCCTGCTGCTCGCAAAAACCCAAGGCAAAGACATCCGGAAACTGGGC of Tichowtungia aerotolerans contains these proteins:
- a CDS encoding SGNH/GDSL hydrolase family protein — its product is MKKLFAVWVLTGSLFAAFSEKIQLAATPEKSDEPGVVCMFSFDLGQVKSRQTADARVSLPATVAGDGMTPSMKLYVVSADGSEKYLVTSTIKTTHSGVNFIITDWFNENSSQAELSFVIRQTESPAPAVSPKPGAKAQLIVDTAEQPGYPLEEMMAPVWESSRMIWETVLPISVDGKAPEGSLLFDPVGEITVRGYALDKTYQSGTDFILDGKTIRLTEKSPIPSLTYKQLYPDSADAPPKTFKSWKGGYIAFTEGNYWNDRQIAVTYEHAGKWGGPVPSTGKKQLLKTKKALRSGEPLKILLLGDSISTGASASGKAGKPPFVPGYGDLLMTYLRSGSQSEITFVNASLGGMVSSWGLSVAPYYAAPEKADLCLLGFGMNDGARVPVEQYIANTKKTMELIKAQNPDVEFILIASFQPNENWRSLSPMDGYLPALKQLESESVAVADVWSMHEYFLKTKRYCDMTGNHVNHPNDFMVRVYAQVIAALLGE
- a CDS encoding AsmA family protein, yielding MKTLGTILIVLFVIVALLGVGLQMFLTKGLTSALNQGVFPAVKAMYGLEMSITNASVNVLKGTAELQGFAVRNLKGYEEPYLLTFDDCLMEVDMMSLIRRDPILINRAEAHGAVLVVERNSDRKFNVKELADALKPVESSTAPDTEPEEKAEPQRVPAPEKEVAKTEPVPVHIRRIIADLRVLYSDSKRDREYPLDLQLKASDLFTVPEKSQPNSLIVLRGSLADDSNSFATDLSAVLEPLTDPANPTFNATGSILDIDAEFLEELLSKNDMESGVFSIKPSITCNQGRLEGSDIDLVIKDLKIYNAEIGETKLTLPITGTLQKPWIDLSGTLSSLFSEQALNIGKAVGLQELKKELGIEDGAITQQTLMGQLTNRVEEINDSPALQELIQQIAPGTQPTNSTSTNQPIKKAIGNALIEQLEQNVKEVEGNEAVKDLLRGFFNK